The stretch of DNA TTGTGGGAAGTGATTTTAACTTCGTTATGTTTTAGTTAATCAGATGAATGGAATGGTTAGAGTAAATAACTTGGCTTACTTTAGAAAGCTTATCATTTATTATAACATACTTGCAAGAGTTCATGATGTAGAATCATCAAACATATGCAACAATAATTCTAGTACAGGTAAATGACTAATGTAGAAAAGTGATTCAATACATATAATTCTCAAATAACTAAAACATTAGATCAACAACACGGCGAAAGTTGAAGATTGTGAATAATAGAACAAATATCCCAACTATGGTCGAACTGCTTCTCCAAGGGTCGCGGAAGTAAACCCACCTTAATGTTCCCATAGCTCTTTTCCACTCGCTGTTGTAGTGATCATTAAGATCTTCCATAAGTTGGTAATAACATGACGAATTCGTCACAACATGTTTGCATAGACTGTTAACAAGACTCGTTAATTCCTCGTTGCTTCCCAGCTCATGCACAATGGCTTCTTTCTCAACCAGCAACTCCGCATCATCTTTGGTGTGAATAAGAGAATCAACCAGAGAAACATAATTGCAAATGTAAGGCTCATCGGGATAGTGACACTGCTCGAAAGCAATTAGGTTCCTAAGAACACATTCGGTCTTGTGGTCTACTTTTAACTGTGGAAATAGAAATCTAGCTTTGAAACACTTGAAACATGGCAAGCAACCTAAGCAAAGAAACCAACTCAGATAGGGTTTTTTCTCAAACTTTATGTCAAGTAAGCATCTATTATGAACCTTCTCAAAGCTTATACCAGCTTCATTCAACTTTGTTGCAGTCCTTAACATCAAACACTCTTTGTGAGTATCATTATACTGATTGCTTAGCTTCTTAGGAAGATAAGAACATCGAATCAAATCAGTGAAATGAAGTGATTTCTCCCACTTCTTCGCCTCAAACATTTTTTCTGATGATTCCTTGCGATAGGGGTAAAAACATGCAAAATACTCATGAGCAAGCATGAGAAACCAGTTATGCTTTTTGACACTGCTTGGAACAACTTTGTCATATAGTTTTTCCAAGACATAGATTGGAAGCTGATTCTCGAGAAGCAATAAGTCGCGTTGAATACTTTTGCTTAAACAAAGTTGAGTCACTATATAATCATCTTTGTGTTCCCATTTTTTAGTCTCTCTTAGAAACAACTCCAGGATGAACACAGCATCCAACAGTATCATCTCAACAAATTGTTCATTACTGATATCAGTGAATTTCTTTTGGTAATGGCAGCGTAtattttgttcttctttttcAAGAAAGGCTTTGTAGTCCATTAAATCGTTTTTTTGTTCTACGCGATtccaaaagaaatgaaaataccTTTCCTTTTGTTCTTGCATTCCCTTAAGTTTTTCGTTGTTACGGTGTATAGGACCAATTGATATCAGTAGAGGTGTAAAGGATTCTTCTTTCACCTTCGAAAGAATAGTAGGAACATTGTAGATACAACATTGAGGCCAAAGGGAAGGTTCAATCTTTTCTGGAATGTTAATTATTTGTTGCATATGATATTCAGCAGATGATCCCATGATATCACCTTTTCTGTGTGGATAAATagcttaattaagcacttatagcATAAACGTTAACTATCATATAAAAGCCTTTGTATTAGCTATttctacaaacaaaaaaaaaaaatataatatcaaGTTAGCTGTTTTCATACAcactataagttgttttcaaaaGTTCACCCGAAAAACTTGTGAAAATAAGTTGAGAATAACTTacggacatgtcataagttataagttgtttcaACAAAGGGTGCGTCTAATTGGAAGGTTGTCAAATGTCAATGCATTTTACAAAATAAAGGGTAAATATGTCATTTAAGCATACCTCAAAATAAATTGTGTGCAGGtaaaattttaactaaaaattgttCTCTAGCACAACAATACAGACAGATGTGTCAACTTCAATGTTCCAACATATTACCTAACTTTCACaccaataattaatttttacagaCATTTTTTCCATAAGTCATATAAAGCAAACACTAATATCCACTTTTTTTTGACTCACCATTAAAATCcagttcaaaaatataattggtgCATACTTTCTCcattctaaaatataattaaaatttagtcaacaaaaattaatatatttagtataaaatttagactaaatacatcaacttttgttaagccatttttatttatattttgggattgAGAATATATATGCTTCTTTCAAAATAAGATAACTGATAAAAAAACTTCAGAAAACAAAAGGTACCTtacttttttccaaaataaaaaactttgaaTATATACAAAGAATGCCCTCATTTTCATGTGCAGACATAAAGTGCTCATACCAGCCACAAAATG from Trifolium pratense cultivar HEN17-A07 linkage group LG5, ARS_RC_1.1, whole genome shotgun sequence encodes:
- the LOC123883390 gene encoding UPF0481 protein At3g47200-like, which translates into the protein MGSSAEYHMQQIINIPEKIEPSLWPQCCIYNVPTILSKVKEESFTPLLISIGPIHRNNEKLKGMQEQKERYFHFFWNRVEQKNDLMDYKAFLEKEEQNIRCHYQKKFTDISNEQFVEMILLDAVFILELFLRETKKWEHKDDYIVTQLCLSKSIQRDLLLLENQLPIYVLEKLYDKVVPSSVKKHNWFLMLAHEYFACFYPYRKESSEKMFEAKKWEKSLHFTDLIRCSYLPKKLSNQYNDTHKECLMLRTATKLNEAGISFEKVHNRCLLDIKFEKKPYLSWFLCLGCLPCFKCFKARFLFPQLKVDHKTECVLRNLIAFEQCHYPDEPYICNYVSLVDSLIHTKDDAELLVEKEAIVHELGSNEELTSLVNSLCKHVVTNSSCYYQLMEDLNDHYNSEWKRAMGTLRWVYFRDPWRSSSTIVGIFVLLFTIFNFRRVVDLMF